A window from Theobroma cacao cultivar B97-61/B2 chromosome 3, Criollo_cocoa_genome_V2, whole genome shotgun sequence encodes these proteins:
- the LOC18604930 gene encoding disease resistance protein At4g27190 isoform X3 encodes MQQSVLKASGSGLTHLGKEEEWAGKGVLFMNDNKESELPPSPNCPSLIALYLQGNYELTAIPPLFFQRMALLQVLDLSHTSIKCLPKSLPKLVALKKLLLRRCQLFMELSPQVAKLSNLEELDLDETKIMDLPIETGKLFKLRHLRVSFYQICGKKKSKYSNIVIHPETISNLSQLTELSIDVNPTDKRWDDSVEAVVKEVCNSETLTTLSLYLPKFELLDSISSLYPSLSGFRFIVGHHKRRIISRVPHEVEAEFRNWDKCLKFVNGENIPIEIKGVLKYSTSFFLDHHATATNLSEFGIENMKRLKFCLLVDCNKMETIIDGERHYDGNEDDPAESDPSPVENVLESLEYLSIYYMENLESIWRGPYRYGCMSKLKFLALHTCPQLINIFSHTLLGNFVNLEEFILEDCPLVTCLVSHASVKPMMADKFLPSLKRLLLLYLPELVSISNGLQIAPKLETIGFYNCPKLKSISKMELSSKTLKIIKGELQWWEDMKWNEAEWGIRPDYLVRIFSPIDKEKDVMTQLAEDRDIFEVTTQNKSQQQGYGDVLEASTQDKGQHPGNCGSLLSDYTERITGTDVRKSISSVCILPPTPGPEAPEQPWCFSSEKINEVDDDEDEPKAKRWNYTENENKGTVGSASEAASGYRVAFRTRTNIELLDDGYKWRKYGKKQVKGNPNSRNYYKCSTVACPVKKRVERDPLDTRYLITTYEGMHNHESPFVKALNNMEDAAEAAETISPTKGYGDVLEASTQDKGQHPAANYLNFKGLMDLTGQTIADMFEGRNPEEMRNIFNIENDFTLEEEEDWPGKYSVGL; translated from the exons ATGCAGCAATCTGTTCTCAAGGCAAGTGGCTCAGGATTGACCCATctaggaaaggaagaagaatgGGCAGGCAAAGGGGTGCTTTTCATGAATGATAATAAAGAGTCTGAGCTACCTCCATCTCCAAATTGCCCTTCACTGATTGCGTTGTATTTGCAAGGGAATTATGAGCTGACAGCCATTCCTCCCTTATTCTTCCAGCGCATGGCCCTTCTCCAAGTATTAGATTTGTCCCACACTAGCATCAAATGTTTGCCAAAGTCTCTTCCCAAGTTGGTTGCACTTAAAAAACTCTTGTTACGGCGTTGTCAACTCTTCATGGAGCTATCACCTCAGGTTGCTAAACTCAGTAATCTTGAGGAGCTTGATCTTGATGAAACTAAGATCATGGATCTGCCTATAGAGACGGGAAAGCTGTTCAAGTTAAGACATTTGAGAGTATCATTTTATCAAATCTGTGGCAAAAAGAAGTCGAAATATTCAAACATTGTGATTCACCCTGAGACAATATCAAATCTCTCCCAACTTACTGAATTAAGCATTGATGTGAACCCGACAGACAAGAGATGGGATGATTCTGTGGAAGCAGTTGTGAAGGAAGTATGCAACTCAGAAACATTGACGACTCTTAGCTTGTACCTGCCGAAATTCGAACTTTTAGATAGTATATCATCGTTATATCCTTCATTGTCAGGCTTTAGATTTATTGTTGGCCATCATAAAAGGAGGATCATATCTCGTGTCCCTCATGAAGTTGAAGCAGAATTCAGAAACTGGGACAAATGCTTGAAGTTTGTGAATGGTGAAAACATCCCAATTGAAATAAAAGGGGTACTAAAATATTCTACTTCATTTTTCTTGGACCACCATGCAACCGCTACGAATCTATCTGAATTTGGGATTGAGAATATGAAGAGGCTAAAATTTTGCTTGTTGGTAGACTGTAATAAGATGGAAACCATTATTGACGGCGAGAGGCATTATGATGGAAATGAAGATGATCCAGCGGAATCTGACCCAAGTCCTGTGGAAAATGTGCTTGAGTCCCTGGAATATTTGAGCATTTATTACATGGAGAATTTAGAGAGTATTTGGAGAGGACCATATCGCTATGGATGTATGTCTAAGCTAAAATTCCTAGCACTGCATACATGCCCCCAGCTGATTAATATTTTCTCTCATACTTTGCTTGGAAATTTTGTCAACTTGGAAGAGTTTATTCTTGAGGACTGCCCTCTAGTCACCTGCCTGGTAAGCCATGCATCTGTCAAGCCAATGATGGCAGATAAATTTCTCCCAAGTTTGAAAAGATTGCTGCTTCTTTACCTTCCTGAACTGGTCAGCATTTCTAACGGACTACAAATTGCACCAAAATTAGAAACCATAGGCTTTTATAATTGCCCAAAGCTTAAAAGCATATCAAAAATGGAATTGTCAAGCAAAACTTTGAAGATAATCAAAGGAGAACTTCAGTGGTGGGAAGATATGAAGTGGAATGAAGCAGAGTGGGGAATCCGGCCAGATTATCTAGTGCGTATCTTTTCCCCTATCGACAAAGAGAAAGACGTGATGACCCAATTGGCAGAAGATAGAGATATATTTGAAGTCACAACgcaaaataaaagccaacaACAAG GTTACGGAGATGTATTGGAAGCATCAACACAAGATAAAGGTCAACATCCTg GCAATTGCGGTTCATTACTGTCAGATTACACGGAGAGAATAACTGGAACAGATGTGAGAAAGTCAATTTCTTCAGTATGCATACTTCCGCCCACTCCAGGGCCCGAG GCACCAGAACAACCGTGGTGCTTTTCATCAGAGAAGATCAATGAAGTAGACGATGATGAAGATGAACCCAAGGCCAAAAGATG gAACTATACTGAGAATGAAAACAAGGGTACCGTAGGTTCTGCGAGCGAAGCCGCGAGTGGTTATAGAGTTGCATTTCGAACGAGAACCAACATTGAATTGCTTGATGATGGTTATAAATGGAGGAAATATGGAAAGAAACAAGTCAAGGGAAATCCCAACTCAAG GAACTATTACAAATGTTCGACAGTAGCTTGTCCGGTGAAGAAAAGGGTTGAGCGAGACCCCCTTGATACGAGATATTTGATCACCACCTACGAAGGGATGCATAACCATGAGTCGCCTTTTGTCAAGGCGTTGAATAACATGGAAGATGCTGCTGAGGCAGCTGAGACTATCAGCCCTACAAAAG GTTACGGAGATGTATTGGAAGCATCAACACAAGATAAAGGTCAACATCCTg CAGCGAACTACTTGAACTTCAAGGGCTTGATGGATCTTACTGGCCAAACCATTGCTGACATGTTCGAGGGAAGGAACCCGGAGGAGATGAGGAATATTTTTAACATCGAGAATGACTTCACCCTTGAGGAAGAGGAGGATTGGCCGGGAAAATATTCAGTGGgtttataa
- the LOC18604930 gene encoding disease resistance protein At4g27190 isoform X1, with the protein MQQSVLKASGSGLTHLGKEEEWAGKGVLFMNDNKESELPPSPNCPSLIALYLQGNYELTAIPPLFFQRMALLQVLDLSHTSIKCLPKSLPKLVALKKLLLRRCQLFMELSPQVAKLSNLEELDLDETKIMDLPIETGKLFKLRHLRVSFYQICGKKKSKYSNIVIHPETISNLSQLTELSIDVNPTDKRWDDSVEAVVKEVCNSETLTTLSLYLPKFELLDSISSLYPSLSGFRFIVGHHKRRIISRVPHEVEAEFRNWDKCLKFVNGENIPIEIKGVLKYSTSFFLDHHATATNLSEFGIENMKRLKFCLLVDCNKMETIIDGERHYDGNEDDPAESDPSPVENVLESLEYLSIYYMENLESIWRGPYRYGCMSKLKFLALHTCPQLINIFSHTLLGNFVNLEEFILEDCPLVTCLVSHASVKPMMADKFLPSLKRLLLLYLPELVSISNGLQIAPKLETIGFYNCPKLKSISKMELSSKTLKIIKGELQWWEDMKWNEAEWGIRPDYLVRIFSPIDKEKDVMTQLAEDRDIFEVTTQNKSQQQGYGDVLEASTQDKGQHPAQDDKGHWSDYTERITGTDVRKSISSVCILPPTPGPEAPEQPWCFSSEKINEVDDDEDEPKAKRWNYTENENKGTVGSASEAASGYRVAFRTRTNIELLDDGYKWRKYGKKQVKGNPNSRNYYKCSTVACPVKKRVERDPLDTRYLITTYEGMHNHESPFVKALNNMEDAAEAAETISPTKGYGDVLEASTQDKGQHPAANYLNFKGLMDLTGQTIADMFEGRNPEEMRNIFNIENDFTLEEEEDWPGKYSVGL; encoded by the exons ATGCAGCAATCTGTTCTCAAGGCAAGTGGCTCAGGATTGACCCATctaggaaaggaagaagaatgGGCAGGCAAAGGGGTGCTTTTCATGAATGATAATAAAGAGTCTGAGCTACCTCCATCTCCAAATTGCCCTTCACTGATTGCGTTGTATTTGCAAGGGAATTATGAGCTGACAGCCATTCCTCCCTTATTCTTCCAGCGCATGGCCCTTCTCCAAGTATTAGATTTGTCCCACACTAGCATCAAATGTTTGCCAAAGTCTCTTCCCAAGTTGGTTGCACTTAAAAAACTCTTGTTACGGCGTTGTCAACTCTTCATGGAGCTATCACCTCAGGTTGCTAAACTCAGTAATCTTGAGGAGCTTGATCTTGATGAAACTAAGATCATGGATCTGCCTATAGAGACGGGAAAGCTGTTCAAGTTAAGACATTTGAGAGTATCATTTTATCAAATCTGTGGCAAAAAGAAGTCGAAATATTCAAACATTGTGATTCACCCTGAGACAATATCAAATCTCTCCCAACTTACTGAATTAAGCATTGATGTGAACCCGACAGACAAGAGATGGGATGATTCTGTGGAAGCAGTTGTGAAGGAAGTATGCAACTCAGAAACATTGACGACTCTTAGCTTGTACCTGCCGAAATTCGAACTTTTAGATAGTATATCATCGTTATATCCTTCATTGTCAGGCTTTAGATTTATTGTTGGCCATCATAAAAGGAGGATCATATCTCGTGTCCCTCATGAAGTTGAAGCAGAATTCAGAAACTGGGACAAATGCTTGAAGTTTGTGAATGGTGAAAACATCCCAATTGAAATAAAAGGGGTACTAAAATATTCTACTTCATTTTTCTTGGACCACCATGCAACCGCTACGAATCTATCTGAATTTGGGATTGAGAATATGAAGAGGCTAAAATTTTGCTTGTTGGTAGACTGTAATAAGATGGAAACCATTATTGACGGCGAGAGGCATTATGATGGAAATGAAGATGATCCAGCGGAATCTGACCCAAGTCCTGTGGAAAATGTGCTTGAGTCCCTGGAATATTTGAGCATTTATTACATGGAGAATTTAGAGAGTATTTGGAGAGGACCATATCGCTATGGATGTATGTCTAAGCTAAAATTCCTAGCACTGCATACATGCCCCCAGCTGATTAATATTTTCTCTCATACTTTGCTTGGAAATTTTGTCAACTTGGAAGAGTTTATTCTTGAGGACTGCCCTCTAGTCACCTGCCTGGTAAGCCATGCATCTGTCAAGCCAATGATGGCAGATAAATTTCTCCCAAGTTTGAAAAGATTGCTGCTTCTTTACCTTCCTGAACTGGTCAGCATTTCTAACGGACTACAAATTGCACCAAAATTAGAAACCATAGGCTTTTATAATTGCCCAAAGCTTAAAAGCATATCAAAAATGGAATTGTCAAGCAAAACTTTGAAGATAATCAAAGGAGAACTTCAGTGGTGGGAAGATATGAAGTGGAATGAAGCAGAGTGGGGAATCCGGCCAGATTATCTAGTGCGTATCTTTTCCCCTATCGACAAAGAGAAAGACGTGATGACCCAATTGGCAGAAGATAGAGATATATTTGAAGTCACAACgcaaaataaaagccaacaACAAG GTTACGGAGATGTATTGGAAGCATCAACACAAGATAAAGGTCAACATCCTg CACAAGATGATAAAGGCCACTGGTCAG ATTACACGGAGAGAATAACTGGAACAGATGTGAGAAAGTCAATTTCTTCAGTATGCATACTTCCGCCCACTCCAGGGCCCGAG GCACCAGAACAACCGTGGTGCTTTTCATCAGAGAAGATCAATGAAGTAGACGATGATGAAGATGAACCCAAGGCCAAAAGATG gAACTATACTGAGAATGAAAACAAGGGTACCGTAGGTTCTGCGAGCGAAGCCGCGAGTGGTTATAGAGTTGCATTTCGAACGAGAACCAACATTGAATTGCTTGATGATGGTTATAAATGGAGGAAATATGGAAAGAAACAAGTCAAGGGAAATCCCAACTCAAG GAACTATTACAAATGTTCGACAGTAGCTTGTCCGGTGAAGAAAAGGGTTGAGCGAGACCCCCTTGATACGAGATATTTGATCACCACCTACGAAGGGATGCATAACCATGAGTCGCCTTTTGTCAAGGCGTTGAATAACATGGAAGATGCTGCTGAGGCAGCTGAGACTATCAGCCCTACAAAAG GTTACGGAGATGTATTGGAAGCATCAACACAAGATAAAGGTCAACATCCTg CAGCGAACTACTTGAACTTCAAGGGCTTGATGGATCTTACTGGCCAAACCATTGCTGACATGTTCGAGGGAAGGAACCCGGAGGAGATGAGGAATATTTTTAACATCGAGAATGACTTCACCCTTGAGGAAGAGGAGGATTGGCCGGGAAAATATTCAGTGGgtttataa
- the LOC18604930 gene encoding disease resistance protein At4g27190 isoform X2 yields the protein MQQSVLKASGSGLTHLGKEEEWAGKGVLFMNDNKESELPPSPNCPSLIALYLQGNYELTAIPPLFFQRMALLQVLDLSHTSIKCLPKSLPKLVALKKLLLRRCQLFMELSPQVAKLSNLEELDLDETKIMDLPIETGKLFKLRHLRVSFYQICGKKKSKYSNIVIHPETISNLSQLTELSIDVNPTDKRWDDSVEAVVKEVCNSETLTTLSLYLPKFELLDSISSLYPSLSGFRFIVGHHKRRIISRVPHEVEAEFRNWDKCLKFVNGENIPIEIKGVLKYSTSFFLDHHATATNLSEFGIENMKRLKFCLLVDCNKMETIIDGERHYDGNEDDPAESDPSPVENVLESLEYLSIYYMENLESIWRGPYRYGCMSKLKFLALHTCPQLINIFSHTLLGNFVNLEEFILEDCPLVTCLVSHASVKPMMADKFLPSLKRLLLLYLPELVSISNGLQIAPKLETIGFYNCPKLKSISKMELSSKTLKIIKGELQWWEDMKWNEAEWGIRPDYLVRIFSPIDKEKDVMTQLAEDRDIFEVTTQNKSQQQGYGDVLEASTQDKGQHPAQDDKGHWSDYTERITGTDVRKSISSVCILPPTPGPEAPEQPWCFSSEKINEVDDDEDEPKAKRWNYTENENKGTVGSASEAASGYRVAFRTRTNIELLDDGYKWRKYGKKQVKGNPNSRNYYKCSTVACPVKKRVERDPLDTRYLITTYEGMHNHESPFVKALNNMEDAAEAAETISPTKGYGDVLEASTQDKGQHPANYLNFKGLMDLTGQTIADMFEGRNPEEMRNIFNIENDFTLEEEEDWPGKYSVGL from the exons ATGCAGCAATCTGTTCTCAAGGCAAGTGGCTCAGGATTGACCCATctaggaaaggaagaagaatgGGCAGGCAAAGGGGTGCTTTTCATGAATGATAATAAAGAGTCTGAGCTACCTCCATCTCCAAATTGCCCTTCACTGATTGCGTTGTATTTGCAAGGGAATTATGAGCTGACAGCCATTCCTCCCTTATTCTTCCAGCGCATGGCCCTTCTCCAAGTATTAGATTTGTCCCACACTAGCATCAAATGTTTGCCAAAGTCTCTTCCCAAGTTGGTTGCACTTAAAAAACTCTTGTTACGGCGTTGTCAACTCTTCATGGAGCTATCACCTCAGGTTGCTAAACTCAGTAATCTTGAGGAGCTTGATCTTGATGAAACTAAGATCATGGATCTGCCTATAGAGACGGGAAAGCTGTTCAAGTTAAGACATTTGAGAGTATCATTTTATCAAATCTGTGGCAAAAAGAAGTCGAAATATTCAAACATTGTGATTCACCCTGAGACAATATCAAATCTCTCCCAACTTACTGAATTAAGCATTGATGTGAACCCGACAGACAAGAGATGGGATGATTCTGTGGAAGCAGTTGTGAAGGAAGTATGCAACTCAGAAACATTGACGACTCTTAGCTTGTACCTGCCGAAATTCGAACTTTTAGATAGTATATCATCGTTATATCCTTCATTGTCAGGCTTTAGATTTATTGTTGGCCATCATAAAAGGAGGATCATATCTCGTGTCCCTCATGAAGTTGAAGCAGAATTCAGAAACTGGGACAAATGCTTGAAGTTTGTGAATGGTGAAAACATCCCAATTGAAATAAAAGGGGTACTAAAATATTCTACTTCATTTTTCTTGGACCACCATGCAACCGCTACGAATCTATCTGAATTTGGGATTGAGAATATGAAGAGGCTAAAATTTTGCTTGTTGGTAGACTGTAATAAGATGGAAACCATTATTGACGGCGAGAGGCATTATGATGGAAATGAAGATGATCCAGCGGAATCTGACCCAAGTCCTGTGGAAAATGTGCTTGAGTCCCTGGAATATTTGAGCATTTATTACATGGAGAATTTAGAGAGTATTTGGAGAGGACCATATCGCTATGGATGTATGTCTAAGCTAAAATTCCTAGCACTGCATACATGCCCCCAGCTGATTAATATTTTCTCTCATACTTTGCTTGGAAATTTTGTCAACTTGGAAGAGTTTATTCTTGAGGACTGCCCTCTAGTCACCTGCCTGGTAAGCCATGCATCTGTCAAGCCAATGATGGCAGATAAATTTCTCCCAAGTTTGAAAAGATTGCTGCTTCTTTACCTTCCTGAACTGGTCAGCATTTCTAACGGACTACAAATTGCACCAAAATTAGAAACCATAGGCTTTTATAATTGCCCAAAGCTTAAAAGCATATCAAAAATGGAATTGTCAAGCAAAACTTTGAAGATAATCAAAGGAGAACTTCAGTGGTGGGAAGATATGAAGTGGAATGAAGCAGAGTGGGGAATCCGGCCAGATTATCTAGTGCGTATCTTTTCCCCTATCGACAAAGAGAAAGACGTGATGACCCAATTGGCAGAAGATAGAGATATATTTGAAGTCACAACgcaaaataaaagccaacaACAAG GTTACGGAGATGTATTGGAAGCATCAACACAAGATAAAGGTCAACATCCTg CACAAGATGATAAAGGCCACTGGTCAG ATTACACGGAGAGAATAACTGGAACAGATGTGAGAAAGTCAATTTCTTCAGTATGCATACTTCCGCCCACTCCAGGGCCCGAG GCACCAGAACAACCGTGGTGCTTTTCATCAGAGAAGATCAATGAAGTAGACGATGATGAAGATGAACCCAAGGCCAAAAGATG gAACTATACTGAGAATGAAAACAAGGGTACCGTAGGTTCTGCGAGCGAAGCCGCGAGTGGTTATAGAGTTGCATTTCGAACGAGAACCAACATTGAATTGCTTGATGATGGTTATAAATGGAGGAAATATGGAAAGAAACAAGTCAAGGGAAATCCCAACTCAAG GAACTATTACAAATGTTCGACAGTAGCTTGTCCGGTGAAGAAAAGGGTTGAGCGAGACCCCCTTGATACGAGATATTTGATCACCACCTACGAAGGGATGCATAACCATGAGTCGCCTTTTGTCAAGGCGTTGAATAACATGGAAGATGCTGCTGAGGCAGCTGAGACTATCAGCCCTACAAAAG GTTACGGAGATGTATTGGAAGCATCAACACAAGATAAAGGTCAACATCCTg CGAACTACTTGAACTTCAAGGGCTTGATGGATCTTACTGGCCAAACCATTGCTGACATGTTCGAGGGAAGGAACCCGGAGGAGATGAGGAATATTTTTAACATCGAGAATGACTTCACCCTTGAGGAAGAGGAGGATTGGCCGGGAAAATATTCAGTGGgtttataa
- the LOC18604930 gene encoding probable WRKY transcription factor 4 isoform X4 produces the protein MRRMSFRTRTNIELVDDGYKWRKYGKKQVKGNPNSRNYYKCSTELCPVKKRVERDHLDTRYLISTYDGIHNHERPFVKALNNMEDAAEAAKTISPRKGYGDVLEASTQDKGQHPAQDDKGHWSDYTERITGTDVRKSISSVCILPPTPGPEAPEQPWCFSSEKINEVDDDEDEPKAKRWNYTENENKGTVGSASEAASGYRVAFRTRTNIELLDDGYKWRKYGKKQVKGNPNSRNYYKCSTVACPVKKRVERDPLDTRYLITTYEGMHNHESPFVKALNNMEDAAEAAETISPTKGYGDVLEASTQDKGQHPAANYLNFKGLMDLTGQTIADMFEGRNPEEMRNIFNIENDFTLEEEEDWPGKYSVGL, from the exons ATGAGAAGAATGTCATTTCGAACGAGAACCAACATTGAATTGGTTGATGATGGTTATAAATGGAGGAAATATGGAAAGAAACAAGTCAAGGGAAATCCCAACTCAAG GAACTATTACAAATGTTCGACAGAACTTTGTCCAGTGAAGAAAAGGGTTGAGCGAGACCACCTTGATACGAGATATTTGATCTCCACCTACGATGGGATCCATAACCATGAGCGGCCTTTTGTCAAGGCGTTGAATAACATGGAAGATGCTGCTGAGGCAGCTAAGACTATCAGCCCTAGAAAAG GTTACGGAGATGTATTGGAAGCATCAACACAAGATAAAGGTCAACATCCTg CACAAGATGATAAAGGCCACTGGTCAG ATTACACGGAGAGAATAACTGGAACAGATGTGAGAAAGTCAATTTCTTCAGTATGCATACTTCCGCCCACTCCAGGGCCCGAG GCACCAGAACAACCGTGGTGCTTTTCATCAGAGAAGATCAATGAAGTAGACGATGATGAAGATGAACCCAAGGCCAAAAGATG gAACTATACTGAGAATGAAAACAAGGGTACCGTAGGTTCTGCGAGCGAAGCCGCGAGTGGTTATAGAGTTGCATTTCGAACGAGAACCAACATTGAATTGCTTGATGATGGTTATAAATGGAGGAAATATGGAAAGAAACAAGTCAAGGGAAATCCCAACTCAAG GAACTATTACAAATGTTCGACAGTAGCTTGTCCGGTGAAGAAAAGGGTTGAGCGAGACCCCCTTGATACGAGATATTTGATCACCACCTACGAAGGGATGCATAACCATGAGTCGCCTTTTGTCAAGGCGTTGAATAACATGGAAGATGCTGCTGAGGCAGCTGAGACTATCAGCCCTACAAAAG GTTACGGAGATGTATTGGAAGCATCAACACAAGATAAAGGTCAACATCCTg CAGCGAACTACTTGAACTTCAAGGGCTTGATGGATCTTACTGGCCAAACCATTGCTGACATGTTCGAGGGAAGGAACCCGGAGGAGATGAGGAATATTTTTAACATCGAGAATGACTTCACCCTTGAGGAAGAGGAGGATTGGCCGGGAAAATATTCAGTGGgtttataa